One window from the genome of Cyclobacterium amurskyense encodes:
- a CDS encoding SDR family NAD(P)-dependent oxidoreductase, whose protein sequence is MESSKNEGRLDRDQIDQCIAILEILNNDTDQIFDIPLDRRIELIKQAGRLSRPEKEELNKRKKNAKKKVKRKAVENDKQARNNTGIRSAREAVVFVAPKMLLNTSQTRTKGGSVAPRECYVCKETFTTLHHFYDTMCEACGDFNYAKRFQMADLSGQVALVTGSRLKIGYHITLMMLRAGATVIATTRFPVDSALRFAKEEDFEKWGHRLKIHGLDLRHIPSVELFCNFIEQKYDRLDVLINNAAQTVRRPAGFYQHLLANEEKTLSELPMEVRDILSDHEACLRELSVSSSLVEESNKNLPVSWHGNQVGIGLSASAKLSQIAYTIDHALTPEEVFPIGKMDADLQQVDLRKTNSWRLKLGEIHTNEMLEVQLVNSIAPFVLCNRLVHIMKKDNTGKKHIINVSAMEGKFHKYHKESRHPHTNMAKAALNMMTLTSSAEFAKFGIFTNAVDTGWVTDEDPIELAKKKEEIHDFQPPLDIVDGAARVMDPLFDGINTGKHWCGKFLKDYRPTSW, encoded by the coding sequence ATGGAAAGTAGCAAAAATGAAGGTCGATTAGACAGAGATCAGATAGATCAATGCATCGCCATTTTAGAAATATTAAACAATGACACCGACCAAATATTTGATATTCCACTGGATCGAAGAATTGAATTGATCAAACAAGCCGGTCGGCTTTCTCGACCTGAAAAGGAAGAATTGAATAAACGTAAAAAAAACGCCAAGAAGAAAGTCAAAAGAAAAGCAGTTGAAAATGACAAGCAGGCCCGTAACAATACCGGAATCAGAAGTGCCAGAGAAGCGGTAGTTTTTGTTGCACCTAAAATGCTTTTGAATACCTCACAAACTAGGACAAAAGGGGGTTCAGTAGCTCCTCGTGAGTGCTATGTGTGTAAAGAGACCTTTACAACTTTACATCATTTTTATGATACCATGTGTGAAGCATGTGGTGACTTTAATTATGCCAAACGTTTTCAAATGGCTGACCTAAGTGGTCAAGTCGCTTTAGTTACTGGTTCTCGGCTCAAAATTGGCTATCATATTACCCTGATGATGTTAAGGGCAGGGGCTACAGTTATCGCTACTACAAGATTTCCAGTCGATTCTGCTTTGCGATTTGCCAAAGAAGAGGATTTTGAAAAATGGGGGCATCGACTCAAAATTCACGGCTTAGATTTAAGACATATTCCTAGCGTAGAATTGTTTTGCAATTTTATCGAACAAAAATACGATAGGTTGGATGTGCTCATCAATAATGCTGCACAAACGGTAAGACGACCGGCAGGTTTTTATCAGCACTTATTGGCCAATGAAGAAAAGACTTTATCCGAATTGCCTATGGAAGTCAGGGATATATTGTCAGATCACGAAGCTTGCTTAAGAGAATTGAGCGTTTCGAGTTCTTTGGTTGAAGAATCTAATAAAAACCTTCCTGTAAGCTGGCATGGCAATCAAGTAGGCATAGGTTTAAGTGCTTCAGCAAAATTATCACAAATCGCTTACACCATTGATCATGCTCTGACCCCCGAAGAAGTTTTTCCAATAGGAAAGATGGATGCGGATTTGCAGCAGGTAGATTTGAGGAAGACCAATAGCTGGAGGTTAAAATTAGGTGAGATCCATACCAATGAAATGCTAGAAGTACAGCTTGTTAATTCTATTGCTCCTTTTGTGCTTTGTAACCGTTTGGTGCACATTATGAAAAAGGACAATACAGGTAAGAAGCACATTATTAACGTTTCTGCCATGGAGGGTAAATTTCATAAATACCACAAAGAATCAAGGCATCCACATACCAATATGGCTAAGGCTGCTTTGAACATGATGACGCTTACTTCTTCGGCTGAATTTGCAAAGTTTGGTATATTTACCAATGCAGTGGATACTGGCTGGGTTACCGATGAGGATCCCATTGAATTGGCAAAGAAGAAAGAAGAAATTCATGATTTCCAACCGCCTTTGGATATTGTGGACGGTGCAGCTAGGGTAATGGACCCATTGTTCGATGGGATCAATACTGGAAAACACTGGTGTGGTAAATTTTTGAAAGACTATAGACCGACTAGTTGGTAA
- a CDS encoding response regulator, producing the protein MALKINSILLVDDDKATNFVHKYAIKKANCIENVVVVENGLEALEYLQPKENEPLIKPNIIFLDINMPIMNGWQFLEEYEKLNQNNRGDIVLIMLTTSLNPDDLNKAKSFSTISGYRNKPLTVKMIEEIVEEFFVSN; encoded by the coding sequence ATGGCTTTAAAGATTAATTCTATCTTGCTCGTTGATGACGACAAAGCAACTAATTTTGTTCACAAATATGCAATTAAAAAAGCCAACTGCATTGAAAATGTAGTTGTTGTGGAGAATGGTTTGGAGGCACTTGAATACCTTCAGCCAAAAGAAAATGAACCTTTAATCAAACCTAATATTATTTTTTTAGACATTAATATGCCCATAATGAATGGGTGGCAATTTTTAGAAGAATACGAAAAATTAAACCAAAACAACAGAGGGGATATTGTTTTGATCATGTTGACCACTTCATTGAACCCTGATGATTTAAATAAAGCGAAAAGTTTTTCTACAATTAGCGGATACAGGAACAAACCCCTAACCGTGAAAATGATTGAAGAAATTGTTGAAGAATTCTTTGTGTCTAATTAA